One window of the Leptospira koniambonensis genome contains the following:
- a CDS encoding endonuclease/exonuclease/phosphatase family protein, protein MMHRALILFLGIPFAFLITISTIAKGPIKKLKVTSFNSYFLYDEIGDSHKFPKDRKHRTEEDFAKIKKLILSNHPDIIGFQEIENETALHHIIINEYNCKATVTPGYSQELGICWKKELGAPVISELEQLSMRPGLRKGLLAEFIFDGKKISVVVVHLKAGHSPKDKKERKEQILALKDILPSLGKFVLLGDFNEVLERRVDLLKILQRNLKLKVANYKQKSDCWQHHDGFIDYLITNMDWQQGSFVQAKFESDDGNFDGNPSAEKGLSDHCPVSAELLLER, encoded by the coding sequence ATGATGCACCGCGCACTGATCTTATTTCTGGGAATTCCCTTCGCTTTCCTAATAACAATCTCCACTATCGCGAAAGGTCCCATAAAAAAACTCAAAGTAACAAGCTTCAATTCGTACTTTTTATACGATGAGATTGGAGACTCACATAAATTCCCTAAAGATAGAAAGCACAGAACAGAAGAAGATTTTGCTAAGATCAAAAAGTTAATCCTATCCAATCATCCTGACATAATCGGATTCCAAGAAATAGAAAATGAAACCGCTCTTCATCATATTATAATAAACGAATACAATTGTAAAGCGACCGTAACCCCAGGATATTCCCAAGAATTAGGGATTTGTTGGAAGAAGGAACTGGGTGCACCAGTTATCAGTGAATTAGAACAACTTTCTATGCGACCAGGCCTCAGAAAAGGACTACTCGCAGAGTTTATATTCGATGGCAAAAAGATCTCGGTTGTAGTAGTTCATTTAAAAGCCGGTCATTCTCCTAAAGATAAGAAGGAAAGAAAAGAGCAAATACTGGCGCTAAAGGATATCCTACCCTCCTTAGGCAAATTTGTTCTATTAGGAGATTTTAATGAGGTTTTGGAGAGAAGAGTAGATCTATTAAAAATCCTGCAAAGAAATCTGAAACTTAAAGTAGCAAATTATAAGCAAAAATCAGATTGTTGGCAGCATCATGACGGCTTTATAGATTACCTGATCACGAATATGGATTGGCAACAAGGGAGTTTTGTCCAAGCCAAGTTTGAATCTGATGATGGTAATTTTGACGGAAACCCAAGTGCAGAAAAAGGCCTTTCAGATCATTGTCCCGTAAGTGCAGAATTATTATTAGAGAGATAA
- a CDS encoding SCO family protein → MEIRSYSKILFCSLVIISLFTACTKDPKEEYSEEITDFSFPQKDKLPLYYGKDLQPVWENKNSTKPREISKFIMKDQENQNISEGFCKGKITVISFFFTKCAGICPTITNNLSLIQKEFESDPNIQILSFSATPDLDSPQVLKEYGTKRKIRYEKWKLLTGNQKEIYTLARDSFNADTAIPKEDAKKKLTENDFLHSDHVYLLDPQLRLRGIYNGKMKASVQELNSDIEVLKREL, encoded by the coding sequence ATGGAAATACGATCTTATTCTAAAATTTTATTCTGCAGCTTAGTTATCATTTCTCTTTTCACAGCTTGTACTAAAGATCCAAAAGAAGAATATTCAGAAGAGATCACTGACTTCTCCTTTCCTCAAAAGGACAAACTTCCTTTATATTATGGAAAAGATCTGCAGCCTGTTTGGGAGAATAAAAATTCTACTAAGCCAAGAGAGATTTCTAAATTTATAATGAAGGATCAGGAAAATCAAAATATCTCAGAAGGTTTCTGTAAGGGAAAAATTACTGTGATTTCCTTCTTCTTCACTAAATGTGCAGGGATTTGTCCTACGATCACAAACAACTTGAGTTTGATCCAGAAGGAGTTTGAGTCAGATCCCAATATCCAGATTTTGTCCTTCTCCGCGACCCCTGATCTGGATTCTCCTCAGGTCCTAAAAGAATACGGAACTAAACGGAAGATCCGTTATGAAAAATGGAAACTTCTGACCGGAAACCAAAAGGAAATTTATACTTTGGCAAGAGATTCATTTAATGCGGACACCGCGATCCCGAAGGAAGACGCTAAAAAGAAACTTACTGAAAATGATTTTCTTCACTCAGATCACGTATATCTTTTAGATCCTCAACTTAGATTGCGTGGAATTTATAACGGAAAGATGAAGGCATCTGTCCAAGAATTGAATTCAGATATAGAAGTTTTGAAACGAGAACTTTGA
- a CDS encoding DUF3341 domain-containing protein produces MYTPKKEQFHTFEETENGVFGLFDSPAQIIEAAQKAKEKGFTNFDCFTPYPVHGLDDAMGLPRSGLPWVTFFMGIFGCTVGFSMQYLTHKYDWPINISGKSFNAWFAYIPITFEFTVFMAGLSTAAALFFLAKLPRTGRKVLHPDITTDKFALWIPSNSANYSEGSVTDFIKGLGSKHVETVK; encoded by the coding sequence ATGTATACTCCTAAGAAAGAACAGTTTCATACTTTCGAAGAAACAGAGAATGGAGTTTTCGGATTATTCGATTCTCCTGCTCAGATCATAGAAGCGGCTCAAAAAGCAAAGGAGAAGGGGTTCACCAATTTCGATTGTTTCACTCCGTACCCTGTTCACGGACTGGATGACGCAATGGGTCTTCCACGTTCCGGACTTCCTTGGGTAACCTTCTTCATGGGAATTTTTGGATGCACTGTTGGTTTCTCCATGCAGTATTTAACTCATAAATACGATTGGCCGATCAATATCTCCGGAAAAAGTTTCAACGCTTGGTTTGCTTATATTCCAATCACATTCGAGTTTACAGTGTTCATGGCTGGACTTTCCACAGCTGCAGCTTTGTTCTTCCTGGCTAAACTTCCAAGAACCGGTCGTAAGGTTTTACATCCGGACATCACTACCGACAAATTCGCACTTTGGATCCCTTCCAACTCTGCGAATTATTCAGAAGGTTCAGTGACCGACTTTATCAAAGGCCTCGGCTCTAAACATGTCGAGACGGTGAAATAG
- a CDS encoding TAT-variant-translocated molybdopterin oxidoreductase has protein sequence MDKKNFQKEKKAHWLSLELKDNEKETKDLARSEFFTSPDPVIARIKSGEFDRKTFLKLMGAGVAMTSLNCVRKPVEKIVPYVDLKTDEGTFDFVKHGHAYYYATAFNGTGYLVRSKDGRPLKLEGNEDHPVSQGALGASGQAAIFDLYDPDRAQDPAAVSGGKVENIQWSSLDSKVQEALSKNKGNTVIVTRPLDSPSTKAIIADFLKAVGGGQHLEISITSPEDAISKAQAASYGKALVPNYNFELANTILSIDCDFMGGWLSPEEHQKDFAKRRNLRDGAKDLNYFIAAESIPTMSGSNADLRLPIRPGDQSKLALAIAAGLGELGANTKDITGASTVESLASDLGVSAEGIRKTAKALWSNKGRSLVVAGGLAASTKEAVDLQILVNFLNSTLDNDGKTVDYASPKKEGLADYSGNLNKLTEALKQTKVGVLFLYDTNLVYQAGDSWKDLLHRAALTVSLADRADETALASNYLASTTHFLESWGDSEGTKGIFSIQQPAIRPLFNTRSFEDSLIAFAGGSLSGEKSFYEYVKNSWTKKLGSKQRWEDLLRVGTTVKAKDRRKTASATRGFNKAALKKPAGYPAGIRLALYETSSIGDGRAANNSLLQELPDSVTKVTWDNYVILSPGLAKEKGIQSNDVVSVKTTKGSIELPAQVQPGMHKDTIGIAVGYGRTAAGKVGNEVGKNAYVLAEDGVFSGISVTSLEKTGKTYKLACTQHHHVLSPGFGYEDRPLVQSTSLEEWKKNPASGVKESEIPKIKKDGKMVYAVGANPVHEYPGYKWGMAIDLTACTGCGSCVIACQVENNIPVVGRDEVRVGREMHWLRIDRYYIGDPEKPEDLQIAHQPMMCQQCDNAPCETVCPVMATVHSSEGINDMVYNRCVGTRYCSNNCPYKVRRYNWAQHWYNDTGAEKGSRTPRYLGLNPEVTVRGRGVMEKCNFCAHKIAEAKIQAKNEGRTLKDGEVRCACEQSCAADAISFGNTNDKTSKVSKLSADPRSFRVLEYLNVGPQVAYLTRVRA, from the coding sequence ATGGATAAAAAGAATTTCCAGAAAGAAAAGAAAGCTCACTGGCTCTCCCTCGAACTGAAAGATAACGAAAAAGAAACGAAGGATCTAGCGCGCTCTGAATTTTTCACTTCTCCGGATCCAGTCATCGCAAGGATTAAGTCAGGGGAATTTGATCGTAAGACCTTCCTCAAATTGATGGGTGCGGGAGTCGCAATGACTTCCTTAAATTGTGTACGCAAGCCTGTCGAAAAAATTGTTCCTTATGTGGATCTGAAAACTGACGAAGGTACTTTTGATTTCGTAAAACACGGACATGCATATTACTATGCAACCGCATTCAACGGAACCGGTTACTTAGTAAGATCTAAAGATGGTCGTCCTCTAAAATTAGAAGGAAACGAAGATCACCCTGTATCCCAAGGTGCTCTTGGCGCTTCCGGACAAGCTGCTATTTTTGATCTATATGATCCAGATAGAGCACAAGATCCGGCGGCTGTTTCCGGCGGAAAAGTGGAGAATATCCAATGGAGCTCTTTGGATTCCAAAGTTCAGGAAGCTCTTTCTAAGAACAAAGGTAACACTGTAATCGTAACAAGACCTCTTGATTCTCCTTCCACCAAAGCGATCATCGCTGACTTCTTAAAAGCAGTAGGTGGGGGACAACATTTAGAGATCTCTATCACTTCTCCAGAAGATGCGATCTCTAAAGCTCAGGCTGCTTCTTACGGAAAGGCACTTGTTCCTAACTATAATTTCGAATTGGCGAACACTATCCTGTCCATCGATTGCGATTTTATGGGTGGATGGTTGTCTCCTGAAGAACACCAAAAGGATTTTGCTAAACGCAGAAACCTAAGAGATGGAGCAAAAGATCTTAACTACTTCATCGCAGCTGAATCCATTCCTACTATGTCTGGATCTAACGCGGATCTTAGGCTTCCTATTCGTCCTGGCGACCAGTCTAAACTGGCTCTTGCAATTGCTGCAGGTTTGGGAGAATTAGGAGCAAACACCAAAGATATTACTGGAGCTTCTACTGTAGAAAGTCTCGCGAGCGATCTTGGTGTTAGCGCAGAAGGTATCCGCAAAACAGCAAAAGCTCTTTGGTCAAACAAAGGTAGATCTCTCGTGGTTGCGGGTGGTCTGGCTGCTTCTACCAAAGAAGCTGTTGATCTTCAGATCCTTGTGAACTTCTTAAACTCTACTTTAGACAACGACGGTAAGACTGTTGATTACGCTTCTCCAAAAAAAGAAGGTTTAGCTGATTATTCAGGTAACCTAAACAAACTTACTGAAGCATTAAAACAAACTAAAGTAGGAGTTCTATTCCTCTACGATACTAACTTGGTTTACCAAGCTGGCGATTCTTGGAAGGACCTTCTTCATAGAGCTGCTTTAACTGTAAGTCTTGCGGACAGAGCGGATGAGACTGCACTTGCTTCCAACTATCTGGCTTCCACTACTCATTTCTTAGAGTCTTGGGGAGATTCAGAAGGAACTAAGGGAATATTCTCTATCCAACAACCTGCGATCCGTCCTCTATTCAATACTCGTTCTTTCGAGGACAGCTTGATCGCTTTCGCAGGCGGATCTCTTAGCGGAGAAAAATCATTTTACGAATACGTAAAGAACTCTTGGACCAAAAAACTTGGTTCTAAACAAAGATGGGAAGACCTTCTTAGAGTTGGAACTACTGTAAAAGCTAAAGACCGCAGAAAAACTGCAAGTGCTACTCGTGGCTTCAATAAAGCAGCCCTGAAAAAGCCTGCAGGTTATCCAGCTGGAATCCGTTTGGCTCTTTATGAGACAAGCTCCATTGGAGACGGTAGAGCAGCGAATAACTCTCTATTACAAGAGCTTCCGGATTCTGTTACCAAGGTTACTTGGGACAACTATGTAATCCTTTCACCAGGACTTGCAAAAGAAAAAGGGATCCAATCTAACGATGTGGTTTCCGTAAAAACTACCAAAGGTTCTATCGAACTTCCTGCTCAGGTTCAGCCTGGAATGCACAAGGATACGATCGGGATCGCGGTTGGTTACGGTAGAACTGCAGCTGGTAAAGTAGGTAACGAAGTAGGTAAGAACGCATATGTTCTGGCAGAAGACGGAGTCTTCTCCGGAATTTCTGTAACTTCTCTTGAGAAGACAGGTAAAACTTACAAGCTTGCTTGCACCCAGCACCACCACGTTTTATCCCCAGGTTTCGGATACGAAGATCGTCCTTTGGTTCAATCTACTTCTTTGGAAGAATGGAAAAAGAATCCAGCTTCCGGAGTTAAAGAATCCGAAATTCCTAAAATCAAAAAAGACGGTAAGATGGTCTATGCAGTCGGAGCAAATCCGGTGCATGAATACCCTGGTTATAAATGGGGTATGGCTATCGATTTGACTGCTTGCACCGGTTGCGGTTCTTGCGTCATCGCTTGCCAAGTAGAGAATAACATTCCAGTTGTAGGAAGAGACGAAGTTAGAGTGGGTCGTGAGATGCATTGGCTTCGTATTGACCGTTACTATATCGGTGATCCTGAAAAACCGGAAGATCTACAGATCGCTCACCAGCCTATGATGTGCCAACAGTGTGATAACGCTCCTTGTGAGACTGTTTGTCCGGTTATGGCAACTGTTCATAGTTCTGAAGGGATCAACGACATGGTTTATAACCGATGCGTTGGAACTCGTTACTGCTCTAACAACTGTCCTTACAAAGTTCGTCGTTATAACTGGGCTCAGCACTGGTATAACGATACCGGAGCCGAAAAAGGATCCAGAACTCCGAGATATCTCGGACTCAATCCTGAAGTTACGGTTCGTGGTAGAGGGGTTATGGAAAAATGTAACTTCTGCGCTCACAAAATCGCAGAGGCTAAAATCCAAGCCAAGAACGAAGGCAGAACTCTTAAAGACGGAGAAGTTCGTTGTGCTTGCGAGCAAAGCTGTGCTGCAGACGCGATCAGCTTCGGTAACACCAACGATAAGACTTCTAAGGTTTCCAAACTTAGTGCGGATCCTAGATCTTTCCGAGTTCTTGAGTATTTAAATGTCGGTCCCCAGGTCGCATATTTGACCAGGGTAAGAGCTTAA
- the nrfD gene encoding NrfD/PsrC family molybdoenzyme membrane anchor subunit, translated as MPNAIKEALDIQPLVTGGKSVRDVTEDILKPVEAFPTSLWWKAFILALTITVIDLGIIGYLVYEGLYILGINNPVGWGFFIVNFVFWIGIGHAGTLISAVLYLFRQEWRTGINRAAEAMTIFAVLTAASTLIIHIGRPWMGFWLFPYPNERGPLWVNFRSPLIWDTFAVSTYLSISLVFWYIGLIPDIAAVRDRATTPLRRKVYDILSFGWVGSNKAWSHLETVAMILAALSTPLVLSVHTIVSFDFAVSIVPGWHTTIFPPYFVAGAIFSGFAMVVTLMVIAREVFQLKDYITMKHLENMNKVIMVTGLIVGLAYSTEFFMAWYSGNEYEGFTFVNRAFGPYGWAYFIMFSCNVFAPQVFWSKKLRNSIPVMFIVSIIVNIGMWFERFVIVMTLHADFLPSSWDKYIPTVYDFMMLLGTFGIFFTMFLLFCRLLPVIAIAEVKTVMPHKDGGHH; from the coding sequence ATACCTAACGCAATCAAAGAAGCCCTGGATATCCAACCCTTAGTCACTGGCGGCAAGTCCGTCCGTGACGTTACCGAGGATATCCTCAAGCCGGTCGAAGCTTTCCCCACTTCTCTGTGGTGGAAGGCCTTTATTCTGGCTCTTACTATTACCGTAATCGATTTAGGTATCATCGGATACTTGGTATACGAAGGTCTTTATATCCTCGGGATTAACAATCCTGTAGGTTGGGGATTTTTCATCGTAAACTTCGTATTCTGGATCGGTATCGGTCACGCTGGAACTCTGATCTCTGCGGTTCTTTATCTGTTCCGCCAAGAGTGGAGAACTGGTATTAACCGTGCCGCAGAAGCGATGACCATCTTCGCGGTATTAACTGCTGCATCCACTTTGATCATCCATATTGGACGTCCTTGGATGGGATTCTGGTTATTCCCTTATCCGAATGAAAGAGGACCTCTTTGGGTGAACTTCAGATCTCCTCTGATCTGGGATACTTTTGCGGTTTCCACTTACTTGAGTATCTCTCTTGTTTTCTGGTATATCGGTTTGATCCCTGATATCGCAGCTGTGAGAGACAGAGCGACGACTCCTCTTCGTAGAAAAGTTTATGATATTCTTTCCTTCGGATGGGTTGGATCTAACAAAGCATGGTCTCACTTAGAGACTGTTGCGATGATCCTCGCTGCATTGTCTACACCTCTGGTTCTTTCGGTGCACACGATCGTATCCTTCGACTTCGCGGTTTCCATCGTTCCTGGATGGCACACTACGATCTTCCCTCCTTACTTCGTTGCCGGTGCGATTTTCTCCGGATTCGCGATGGTGGTTACTCTGATGGTAATCGCAAGGGAAGTCTTCCAACTGAAAGATTATATCACGATGAAACACTTGGAAAACATGAACAAAGTGATCATGGTTACAGGTTTGATCGTTGGTCTTGCTTATTCGACTGAGTTCTTCATGGCTTGGTACTCAGGAAACGAATACGAAGGATTTACCTTCGTAAACAGAGCATTCGGACCTTACGGATGGGCATACTTCATCATGTTCAGCTGTAACGTATTCGCTCCTCAGGTATTCTGGTCTAAAAAGCTTAGAAACAGTATCCCTGTAATGTTCATCGTTTCCATCATCGTAAACATCGGTATGTGGTTCGAACGTTTCGTGATCGTAATGACACTTCACGCGGACTTCTTACCTTCCAGCTGGGATAAATACATTCCAACAGTTTACGACTTCATGATGTTACTCGGAACTTTCGGTATCTTCTTCACTATGTTCCTTCTCTTCTGTAGATTACTTCCAGTAATCGCGATCGCAGAAGTGAAAACAGTAATGCCTCATAAAGATGGAGGTCATCATTAA
- a CDS encoding Lsa16 family lipoprotein adhesin, translating to MKKLALNITILGIAALLLGACSNTAQIVGNINCPTLEKGKLDPKVGILSGEETNVQIELLPVGTVVKVYDYRNHYYIAKKLVRIKTEKNEGFVDPACLVVAQNPDDSVFKWGYRSDYKPFLDREDRDRYNHKNDPKAAPDSKGRSADGFEYDIYKNLPKDKVPLADLAPELKK from the coding sequence ATGAAAAAATTAGCATTAAATATTACGATCCTCGGAATTGCAGCTCTCTTATTGGGAGCTTGTTCTAACACCGCTCAAATCGTAGGGAATATCAACTGCCCTACATTAGAAAAAGGTAAATTAGATCCTAAAGTTGGGATTCTTTCCGGCGAAGAGACCAATGTTCAGATTGAACTTCTTCCTGTAGGAACTGTAGTAAAGGTTTATGATTACAGAAACCATTACTACATCGCGAAAAAATTGGTTCGTATCAAAACTGAGAAGAACGAAGGTTTCGTGGATCCAGCTTGTTTAGTAGTAGCTCAGAATCCTGACGATTCCGTTTTCAAATGGGGATATCGTTCAGATTATAAACCTTTCTTGGATAGAGAGGATAGAGACAGATATAATCATAAAAACGATCCTAAAGCAGCACCTGACTCAAAAGGAAGATCTGCAGACGGATTTGAATATGATATCTACAAGAACCTTCCCAAAGACAAGGTTCCTCTGGCAGATCTGGCACCTGAGCTGAAAAAGTAA
- a CDS encoding YHYH protein — MLRLRSILLIAVAAFVWNCDSSGGTDLSSAAVLFSASQCTPTTSTTMPTTLTSPASCSAAIYNTTDDRGLGGPTCVTSIAAEAPCWIKDNFHCVTVTVEGSNYVITTTDRPPHSSSYYTGAGDGAYYDSSMDSGFHTNPNHIIAQNITMTIPVTPTVTDCSQSNAGTDSVGITTLGVVIFNNQAAPGDSFATEYYTMDPAQGHPQNTGKYHYHTEPYKITNNDDSFVGVMLDGFPIYGKKNQSGSYPTLDSNTHTTSCTPTEFPDGTYCYHVENNTGLNGYIIGSYFKGTPGSVD; from the coding sequence ATGCTTCGTTTACGATCTATTCTATTGATTGCTGTTGCTGCCTTTGTTTGGAACTGTGATAGCTCCGGAGGAACTGATCTTTCTTCCGCTGCGGTTTTATTTTCCGCTTCTCAATGTACACCTACAACTTCTACCACAATGCCTACCACTCTTACGAGTCCTGCTTCCTGTTCTGCTGCAATTTACAATACAACAGATGACCGAGGTCTTGGAGGTCCTACTTGTGTAACTAGTATCGCTGCAGAGGCTCCTTGTTGGATAAAAGATAATTTTCATTGTGTAACTGTTACTGTAGAAGGTTCCAATTATGTAATCACAACTACAGATAGGCCGCCTCATTCAAGTTCTTACTATACTGGTGCAGGAGATGGTGCTTATTATGATAGTTCTATGGATTCAGGCTTCCACACTAATCCAAATCATATCATTGCACAGAATATCACTATGACCATTCCTGTTACTCCTACAGTTACCGATTGTTCTCAGTCCAATGCAGGAACGGATTCGGTGGGAATTACAACATTGGGAGTTGTGATCTTCAATAACCAAGCGGCTCCCGGAGATTCTTTTGCAACTGAGTATTACACAATGGACCCTGCCCAAGGCCATCCTCAGAATACTGGAAAGTATCATTATCATACCGAACCTTATAAGATCACGAATAATGATGATAGTTTTGTCGGGGTCATGTTGGATGGATTTCCTATCTACGGAAAGAAAAACCAATCAGGTTCTTATCCTACATTGGATTCTAACACTCATACAACTTCTTGCACTCCAACAGAATTTCCGGATGGAACGTATTGTTATCATGTGGAGAACAATACAGGTTTGAACGGATATATTATAGGAAGTTACTTCAAGGGAACTCCAGGTTCCGTAGACTGA
- a CDS encoding cytochrome c3 family protein: MNKKALKLSVPLIAIAAVAYLIFSPSKYVGYSPDQPIPFNHKIHAGDNKIDCRYCHTGVETSAHATVPNTSTCMNCHSLVAKNSPDIKFLSESYSNNKPIEWVKIHDLPDHVQFNHSRHISRGVDCSQCHGNVAEMVKVKQVASLNMGYCINCHRENNAPTDCSTCHR, encoded by the coding sequence ATGAATAAGAAAGCTTTGAAACTTTCGGTTCCGCTTATTGCTATTGCAGCAGTGGCTTACCTGATTTTTTCTCCCTCCAAATATGTAGGCTACTCTCCGGATCAGCCTATACCTTTTAACCACAAGATTCACGCAGGTGATAATAAGATAGACTGTCGTTATTGTCACACTGGTGTAGAAACAAGCGCGCACGCAACGGTTCCGAATACTTCAACTTGTATGAACTGTCACTCGCTTGTTGCAAAGAACAGCCCAGATATAAAATTTTTGAGCGAAAGTTACTCGAACAACAAACCGATCGAGTGGGTGAAAATCCACGACCTTCCGGATCATGTTCAGTTCAATCACTCTCGCCATATCTCAAGAGGCGTGGATTGTTCACAATGCCACGGCAATGTAGCTGAAATGGTCAAGGTCAAGCAGGTAGCATCCCTGAATATGGGATACTGTATCAACTGCCACCGGGAGAATAACGCTCCTACCGACTGTTCCACCTGTCACAGATAA
- a CDS encoding c-type cytochrome, whose amino-acid sequence MISLQRIFALSLAGLILWNCESKTPPMEYMPDMADSPAREAQEADSNFPKNTSLRLPPVGAVPQGYFPYEYSGWTQSLDALPNKGLANPIKGDLATLQKGEIKYQTYCSPCHGVRGQGNGTVVGPAPRLNMAQADGSPMAALTSAIAKGYSDGQIYHIITEGKGAMKSYASQVPSEDRWKIILYVRKLQEYDNRTAGK is encoded by the coding sequence ATGATTTCACTGCAAAGAATTTTTGCTCTTTCTCTCGCGGGTCTAATACTTTGGAACTGCGAGTCTAAGACTCCTCCTATGGAATACATGCCGGATATGGCTGACTCTCCAGCAAGAGAGGCTCAGGAAGCGGACTCTAATTTTCCGAAAAATACTTCCTTACGTCTTCCTCCTGTAGGAGCAGTTCCTCAAGGATATTTCCCTTACGAGTACTCTGGTTGGACTCAAAGTTTGGATGCTCTTCCAAACAAGGGACTTGCGAATCCTATCAAAGGAGATCTGGCTACTCTTCAAAAAGGAGAGATCAAATACCAAACGTATTGCAGCCCTTGTCACGGTGTTAGAGGACAAGGAAACGGAACTGTAGTAGGTCCTGCTCCACGTTTGAATATGGCTCAGGCTGACGGAAGTCCAATGGCTGCACTTACATCTGCAATCGCTAAAGGATATTCCGACGGACAGATCTATCATATCATCACTGAAGGAAAGGGAGCTATGAAAAGTTATGCTTCTCAAGTTCCTTCTGAGGATCGTTGGAAAATCATATTATATGTTCGTAAATTACAAGAATACGACAATAGAACGGCTGGTAAATAA
- a CDS encoding Lp29 family lipoprotein: MKNHLRKLFTLSLIFVVLSTIDCSTRIYPTLGEPYVRKTLAENQKKPKIAYIGFAGFKQELTASYGRRRTYTASLDYSKRILTDPLYGDFGSDELAKVNQFRRDIPSLKVRNFVFSFLDSVRQSGLEDMKKYVHVVPRGKEYDYFLRDHGFDYYVIGTHLPAFAESAEDENFFHIISFPFSFFTLGILPFVGKGKAYTTVIIFDKNLNELKRFDYNNRFTEISALWMPASKSCEVLRCLNGDNARANMNEHIYSGQIPAIEKDIESVIFK; the protein is encoded by the coding sequence ATGAAAAATCATCTTAGAAAGTTATTTACTCTTTCTTTAATATTCGTCGTTCTTTCAACGATAGACTGTAGTACTCGAATTTATCCAACATTAGGCGAGCCTTATGTTCGTAAGACCCTTGCTGAAAATCAGAAAAAACCAAAAATCGCTTATATCGGGTTTGCGGGTTTTAAACAAGAGTTAACCGCTTCATACGGCAGAAGACGGACTTATACGGCTAGTTTAGACTATTCGAAAAGGATTTTAACCGATCCTTTATATGGAGATTTCGGTTCCGATGAGCTCGCAAAAGTGAATCAATTCCGACGAGATATTCCTTCGCTAAAAGTTCGCAATTTCGTTTTTAGCTTTTTGGATTCAGTTCGTCAATCCGGTTTGGAGGACATGAAGAAGTATGTTCATGTAGTGCCGCGTGGAAAAGAATACGATTATTTTCTAAGAGATCATGGATTCGATTATTATGTAATAGGGACCCATCTACCTGCTTTTGCTGAAAGTGCAGAAGATGAGAATTTCTTTCATATTATTTCTTTTCCCTTTTCTTTCTTCACTTTAGGAATACTTCCGTTTGTCGGAAAAGGAAAGGCATATACTACGGTGATTATTTTTGATAAAAACCTAAATGAGCTTAAACGTTTTGATTATAATAATAGATTCACTGAAATATCTGCGCTTTGGATGCCTGCATCCAAATCTTGCGAAGTTTTGCGATGCCTCAACGGCGATAATGCGAGAGCCAACATGAATGAGCATATTTACTCGGGCCAAATTCCTGCTATCGAGAAGGACATCGAGTCGGTTATTTTCAAATAA
- a CDS encoding toxin-antitoxin system YwqK family antitoxin, which yields MKIYLLSICFLLVACDPVQVASTDPSITRNGRIVFYRGEKFYGRLESKAEELGIFRVTSYKNGLPDGIEKDVHSNGQILAEREFSAGKKIGTHLGWFPDGKKRFRNEYLEGQFHGSQWEWRNSGSLYSYAKFDHGKVVGKKMWRENGQIYMNFVIYQGRAYGMTGGKLCSQIRGNEDGNTILF from the coding sequence TTGAAGATCTATTTACTCTCGATTTGTTTTCTTTTAGTCGCTTGTGATCCTGTTCAGGTCGCAAGCACTGATCCTTCTATCACACGAAACGGAAGAATTGTTTTTTATAGAGGAGAAAAGTTTTACGGACGATTGGAATCAAAGGCAGAAGAATTGGGAATCTTTCGGGTAACTTCCTATAAGAATGGTTTGCCCGATGGGATCGAAAAAGATGTGCATTCTAACGGCCAGATTTTAGCAGAAAGAGAATTTTCTGCGGGGAAGAAGATAGGAACTCATCTGGGTTGGTTTCCTGACGGAAAAAAACGTTTTCGTAATGAATACTTAGAAGGCCAGTTCCATGGTTCTCAATGGGAATGGAGAAACTCAGGATCCTTATACTCTTATGCAAAATTCGACCATGGAAAAGTGGTCGGAAAAAAAATGTGGAGAGAGAACGGACAGATCTATATGAATTTTGTGATCTATCAGGGGAGAGCATACGGAATGACTGGCGGAAAATTATGCAGTCAAATCAGAGGAAACGAAGATGGAAATACGATCTTATTCTAA